DNA sequence from the Pedobacter sp. W3I1 genome:
TGCGGTAATGGGTATGGATTGGCATTCTTCAGGAATTACCACATCGGTGATGGGGGCTTTGAAGAAATCGATTAATCCGTTATCAAAAGAGTTGGGAATTTACATTTGTGGAGGCAAAGGAAAACACAGCAGAGAAACTCCAAATGAACTTTTAAAAATTGCTGATCAAACTGGGTTAAATGGAACAGAATTGGTTCGGGCTAGTAAACTTAGTGCAAAGGTAGACAATACTGCCATTCAAGATGGATTTCAATTATACCTTCATAGTTTTATTTTAAGCAACGAAGGCGATTGGGCAGTGGTGCAACAAGGCATGAGCGATAGCAGCTCAACAGCGCGAAGATACCACTGGCATTCTGAAAACTTAAAATCTTTTGTCGAAGAACCGCATACGGGTATTTGTGGTATTAATCAAGGCAAGATACTGAACCTAACGGCTAATGAGGCTGATCAGACAAGGCAGAGCATGATGAGTATTACAGCTGAATCGCCAACGCGGATGCTTAGTGAAATACAAAAGCTGGTATTACCCAATCATCATGACGTAAAATCAAAAGATGTAGATTTAAAACGTTTAGGAAGTATTTTGTGGCTGGCACAAGAAAAGCAACCGAGAGATTTTGAGGAATTATTATTGCTCGAAGGCATGGGCCCAAGAACCTTACAATCAATGGCTTTAGTGAGTGAGGTAATTTATGGTACGCCTTCCCGATTTACTGATCCTGCCCGTTATTCCTTTGCACATGGCGGCAAAGATGGGCATCCCTTCCCGGTTCCGGTAAATGTTTATGATGAAACGATAAGTGTTTTGCAAAAAGCAATTGAAAAAGCGAAGATTGGAAATACCGATAAGCAACAAGCAATAAAATCGCTACATCAAATTGCCCGTAATGCAGAAAAAGACTTTGTTCCGAATATGGATTTTGAAAAGGTGATTCAAAAAGAACGTGCTGAAAGCTGGAAATATGGTGGCAGAACCGTTTTTGGGAAAGAGAAACCACCGAGAGACGAGCAGTTGAAGTTGTTTTAAGTAGGATTTGTTTTGCCACGGCAATACGGGACGCTCTAAATCTATTTCCAGATTTGTCATTCTGAGGAGTAATTTATTATATAAAATCATATAGATGACAAGATTTTAAGGAAGTGAATAGCGTCGGGGGTATCGTCATTTCGACCGTAGTGGAGAAATCTTTGAACTATGTTAAAAGATTTCTCCATTTCTCTTCGCTTCAGTCGAAATGACGACCTTTCTTACGAGATTTGTTAACGATAGCATAGTCGAAAGGATCTTCAAAGACCATTTTTTCTCACGACATTAATAAATCTGTGTTCATCCTATTTATCCGTGGTTAACCAACTCTGTGTTCTCAGCGTTTCCGTGGCAAAAAAATAATTGTAGTTGGTATAATCTTAACAAATTGTTTGGTGAGCCACCAAACACGGATTTAACGCCATAAACAAAAAAGGTCGTGGTTTGCACCACGACCCTAAAAATATAGAATTTAAAACCTACTAAGCGTATGCAACTGCATCTTTCGATGCCAGTTTAGTTGTTCCCATTAAGTATTCGTCTACCTTACGGGCAGCTTCTCTACCTTCTGAAATGGCCCAAACTACTAATGATTGTCCGCGGCGAACATCACCTGCGGCAAAAATCTTAGCAATATTGGTTTGGTACGTGTGTTCAGATGCTTTTACGTTTCCGCGGTTATCTAACTCCACGCCCAATTTCTCAATTAAACCTTCTTTTTGAGGATGTAAGAAACCCATTGCTAAAAGTACCAACTCACATGGAAGATCTCTTTCGGTACCAGCCACTTCTTTAAAAGTAACCGGACGTCCGTTTGCATCAATCTCCCATTCTACATCAACTACTTTTAATGCTTTAAGATTCCCTTTTTCATCAGCAATAAAGTTTTTCGTATTTACCGACCAAGCCCTTTGTGCACCTTCCTCGTGAGAAGAAGTATTTTTTAGCAACATTGGATAATTTGGCCAAGGCATATGCTCGTTACGGGTCTGTGGCGGCATCGGCATAATTTCGAACTGCGTAACTGATTTTGCACCATGACGGTTAGATGTACCGATACAGTCAGATCCGGTATCACCACCACCAATTACGATTACATTTTTACCGGTAGCCATAATATCTTCTGCTTCAACAGCTCTGCTCGCTACACGTTTATTTTGTTGCTTTAAGAAATCCATTGCAAAATGCACCCCTTTAGCCGAACGGCCATCAATTGGTAAATCGCGTGGAATAGTTGAACCACCAGCCAATACAATCGCATTGAAATCGCGCAACAAAGTGCCTATTTCAACATTTTCGCCTACATTGGCATTACATTTAAAGATGATACCTTCTTCTTTCATTAAATCGATACGGCGGTCCACTACATTTTTCTGTAGTTTAAAATCAGGAATACCATACCTCAATAAACCACCTGGAGCATCATCACGTTCGAAAACTGTAACTTCGTGTCCAACTTTATTTAACTGAGCAGCAGCTGCTAAGCCCGCAGGACCTGAACCAATTACAGCAACTTTTTTACCAGTTCTGATTAATGGTGCTTTTGCTTTGATAAATCCTTTTTCGAAAGCAATTTCGATAATGTGTTTTTCAATTTCCTCGATAGAAACCGGCGGGCGGTTAATGCCTAACACACATGCTGATTCGCATGGTGCAGGGCAAATTCTACCCGTAAATTCAGGGAAATTATTGGTGCTTAATAAAATATTGGCAGCTAGTTCCCATTTAGCCTGATAAACAGCGTCGTTAAATTCTGGTATCACATTACCCAGCGGGCAACCTGATTGACAGAAAGGTACGCCGCAATCCATACAACGGGCAGCTTGATTATTTAATTCTTTTGAAGGTAATTCGTTTAAAAATTCCCCATAGTGTTTTACACGTGTTGCAGCCTCTTCTCTGGTGGGCGCAACTCTATCGTATTCTTGAAATCCTGTTACTTTTCCCATGGCCTAGTGTGTTTTTACTTGTTGATTACGTTTGCTTAAAACTGCTTTGTATTCTTTAGGGAATACTTTTACAAAATGAGCAGATTGAGTTTTCCAGTCGCTTAAGATAAACTCAGCTACTCTGCTATCCGTTAAGCGGATATGCGTTTTAAGTAAGGCTAAAATACGCTCTTCATCTTCAGCTTGCAGCGGATCTAAATCAACCATTTCTTTGTTGCACTTACGTGCAAAAGTTCCATTGGCATCATAAACCCAGGCTACACCACCACTCATACCAGCAGCGAAATTGCTTCCGGTATCACCAAGAATTAACACTTCACCACCTGTCATGTATTCACAACCGTGATCGCCTACTCCTTCAACAACAGCTGTTGCACCAGAGTTGCGTACTGCGAAACGCTCACCTGCTTTACCACGGGCAAATAACTCACCAGAAGTTGCGCCATAAAGGGCAACGTTACCGATAATGATATTTTGCTCAGGGACAAAGGTTGAGTTGGAGAAAGGATAAATAGCCAGTCTAGCGCCTGATAATCCTTTACCCACGTAATCGTTCGCTTCACCTTCCAGTGATAATGTTACCCCACGGGTATTGAAAGCGCCGAAACTCTGTCCGGCAGAACCTACAAACTTAAAGTTGATCGTATCTGGAGGTAAACCAGCTCCTAAATGAACTTTCGATATTTCATTCGATAACATGGTACCTAGTGCACGGTCGGTATTTTTCACATTGAAGCTGGCAAAAACCGGTTCGTTATGATCAATGGCAGGTTGTGCTGCGGCAATTAACTGATGATCTAAAACATGATCTAAACCATGGTCCTGTCCTTCTGTATTAAATAAAGGCAAACCATTTTCTTCCGCTTTATATAATACAGCTGATAAATCAAGGTGTTTCAATTTCCAGTCTTCGGCTGGCAATTCGCGTACTTTTAAAATATCAGCCTGGCCTATCATTTCGTGGATGGTTCTGAAACCTAATTCAGCCATAATCTCACGTAATTCTTCAGCAAGGAAATAAAATAAGTTCACCACATGATCTGCATCACCAGTAAAGAGTTTTCTTAATTCCGGATCTTGTGTTGCAACACCAACCGGACAAGTATTTAAGTGGCATTTACGCATCATAATACATCCCGAAGTTACCAGGGCTGCTGTAGCAACACCCCATTCTTCGGCACCTAATAATGCTGCAATAGCGATATCTCTACCAGTTTTAAGCTGTCCATCTGTTTGTAACACGATACGGTTACGCAGTTTGTTTTTAACCAAAGTTTGGTGTGCTTCTGCTAAACCTAACTCCCATGGTAAACCAGCGTGTTGGATAGATGTTAAAGGAGATGCTCCCGTTCCACCATCAAAACCAGACACTAAAATTACATCGGCATGTGCTTTGGCAACACCGGCTGCAATAGTACCCACACCAGCTTTAGAAACCAATTTCACATTGATCCTGGCGGCACGGTTAGCATTTTTTAAATCGAAAATTAACTGTGCTAAATCTTCGATCGAATAAATATCGTGGTGAGGCGGAGGAGAAATTAAACCAACCCCTGGTGTAGAGTGACGAACTTTTGCAATCCAATCATCTACTTTGTGTCCGGGTAACTGACCACCTTCTCCTGGTTTAGCACCCTGAGCCATTTTAATCTGTAACTCATCCGCATTGGTTAAATAATAACTCGTTACACCAAAACGTGCAGAGGCCACTTGTTTAATCGCTGAACGCATGCTATCACCATTTGGCAATTTAGTATAACGCATTTCATCTTCACCACCCTCTCCGGTATTGCTCTTTCCACCGATACGGTTCATGGCAATAGCTAAAGTAGAGTGTGCCTCGTGAGAAATTGAACCAAACGACATTGCACCAGTAGCAAATCTTTTTAAGATTGCCTCGGTAGGTTCTACCTCATTTAAAGGTACTGATGGGCGGATATAGTTAAATTCGAACAATCCACGGATGGTGTAAGCCTGTTGTGTTTGCTCATTCACCAACTTAGAGTATTGTTTGAAAATATTGTAATCGTTTTTACGTGTTGCATTTTGCAACAAGTGAATGGTTTGCGGATTAAACAAATGCGCTTCACCTTTACGACGGAATTTATAAGTTCCACCTGCCGGCAGCAAGTTTTCGGTCAGTGTTAGCGGACCAAAACTGCGGTGATGTTTGATTAAAGTTTCTTTTGCAATTTCATCCAGGCCTAAGCCGCCAATACGTGAAACAGCTCCGGTGAAGTAAGTGTTCACTACTTGTTTGTTTAAACCTAAAATTTCGAAAATCTGCGCACCCTGGTATGACTGCAAGGTAGAGATTCCCATTTTAGAGAAAATTTTAAGTAAACCGCTATTTACCGCGTAGATATAATTTTTAGTCAGCTGTTCTGCTGATAAACCCGATTCTTCTTTAAACTCATTAATGGTTTCTAAAGCCAGGTAAGGGTTTATTGCTGTAACGCCAAAACCTAATAAAGTGGCGAAATGATGTACTTCCCAGATATCACCAGCCTCTATCACAATACCAACAGCACCACGGTATCCTTTGCGGATTAAGTGATGGTGTACAGCAGAAACGGCCAATAAAGAAGGCATTGCCGCATGCTCAGAGTCAATAGCCCTATCGGTTAATACAATTACCTGGAAACCATCTTCAACCGCATCAACGGCATAACGGCACAAACGGTCTAAGGCTTTTGCCATAGCGCCTGGCTTGCCATCAGCTCTGAAATAAGTTTGTAATGTTTTCGCCTGGAAAACACCTGTATCAATACTTCTTAATTTCTCTAATTCCTGATTGGTTAAGATAGGATGTTTAATGGCGACACAGTGTGCCTGTTTTGGCGTTTCTTCTAACAAGTTGCCCATGCTCCCCATAAAACTGGCCAAACTCATCACTACTTTCTCCCTGATCGGATCAATTGGCGGGTTGGTTACCTGTGCAAATAACTGCTTAAAATAAGATGATAAGTGCTGAGGACGTTTTGATAAAATAGCTAATGGCGTATCAGTACCCATTGAACCAATTGGTTCTTTTCCTTCAATTGCCATTGGCTTGAGCAAAAGATCTACATCTTCCCTGCTGTAACCAAAAACCTGTTGATA
Encoded proteins:
- a CDS encoding DUF763 domain-containing protein → MKRSGSADLPLHYGHVPPWLAQRMATLGLAITEAILLEYGKAEVIRRLSSPFWFQSLGAVMGMDWHSSGITTSVMGALKKSINPLSKELGIYICGGKGKHSRETPNELLKIADQTGLNGTELVRASKLSAKVDNTAIQDGFQLYLHSFILSNEGDWAVVQQGMSDSSSTARRYHWHSENLKSFVEEPHTGICGINQGKILNLTANEADQTRQSMMSITAESPTRMLSEIQKLVLPNHHDVKSKDVDLKRLGSILWLAQEKQPRDFEELLLLEGMGPRTLQSMALVSEVIYGTPSRFTDPARYSFAHGGKDGHPFPVPVNVYDETISVLQKAIEKAKIGNTDKQQAIKSLHQIARNAEKDFVPNMDFEKVIQKERAESWKYGGRTVFGKEKPPRDEQLKLF
- the gltB gene encoding glutamate synthase large subunit; this encodes MEPNSGLYDAQFEHDACGIGFVAHVKGRKSHQIISDALTILENLDHRGACGAEPNTGDGAGIMIQIPHEFFYDECLKAGFSLPETNNYGVGMLFMPKDIRSREECRELIYRAAEKLGLEILGFRKVDVDTTDIGNMALSVEPEIEQVFIARPYAVAPGADFERKLYIFKNYLIKLIVNTVHGGKDFYIVSLSAQTIIYKGQLTSLQVRTYFTDLTDKRMVSALGLVHSRFATNTFPSWRLAQPFRFIAHNGEINTLQGNLNWFRAGVKSFASAYFTPEELDMLLPVIDETNSDSGCLDNVIELLLHAGRTLPHVLMMLVPEAWDGNEDMDPVKRAFYEFHATLMEPWDGPAAIAFTDGKLIGATLDRNGLRPSRYAITSDDRVIMGSEAGALAIDQSTVIEKGRLTPGKMFVVDMEQGRIISDNEIKEEVCGKSPYADWINQYQIRLEELPEPRVMFTGLSTESIFKYQQVFGYSREDVDLLLKPMAIEGKEPIGSMGTDTPLAILSKRPQHLSSYFKQLFAQVTNPPIDPIREKVVMSLASFMGSMGNLLEETPKQAHCVAIKHPILTNQELEKLRSIDTGVFQAKTLQTYFRADGKPGAMAKALDRLCRYAVDAVEDGFQVIVLTDRAIDSEHAAMPSLLAVSAVHHHLIRKGYRGAVGIVIEAGDIWEVHHFATLLGFGVTAINPYLALETINEFKEESGLSAEQLTKNYIYAVNSGLLKIFSKMGISTLQSYQGAQIFEILGLNKQVVNTYFTGAVSRIGGLGLDEIAKETLIKHHRSFGPLTLTENLLPAGGTYKFRRKGEAHLFNPQTIHLLQNATRKNDYNIFKQYSKLVNEQTQQAYTIRGLFEFNYIRPSVPLNEVEPTEAILKRFATGAMSFGSISHEAHSTLAIAMNRIGGKSNTGEGGEDEMRYTKLPNGDSMRSAIKQVASARFGVTSYYLTNADELQIKMAQGAKPGEGGQLPGHKVDDWIAKVRHSTPGVGLISPPPHHDIYSIEDLAQLIFDLKNANRAARINVKLVSKAGVGTIAAGVAKAHADVILVSGFDGGTGASPLTSIQHAGLPWELGLAEAHQTLVKNKLRNRIVLQTDGQLKTGRDIAIAALLGAEEWGVATAALVTSGCIMMRKCHLNTCPVGVATQDPELRKLFTGDADHVVNLFYFLAEELREIMAELGFRTIHEMIGQADILKVRELPAEDWKLKHLDLSAVLYKAEENGLPLFNTEGQDHGLDHVLDHQLIAAAQPAIDHNEPVFASFNVKNTDRALGTMLSNEISKVHLGAGLPPDTINFKFVGSAGQSFGAFNTRGVTLSLEGEANDYVGKGLSGARLAIYPFSNSTFVPEQNIIIGNVALYGATSGELFARGKAGERFAVRNSGATAVVEGVGDHGCEYMTGGEVLILGDTGSNFAAGMSGGVAWVYDANGTFARKCNKEMVDLDPLQAEDEERILALLKTHIRLTDSRVAEFILSDWKTQSAHFVKVFPKEYKAVLSKRNQQVKTH
- a CDS encoding glutamate synthase subunit beta, with the protein product MGKVTGFQEYDRVAPTREEAATRVKHYGEFLNELPSKELNNQAARCMDCGVPFCQSGCPLGNVIPEFNDAVYQAKWELAANILLSTNNFPEFTGRICPAPCESACVLGINRPPVSIEEIEKHIIEIAFEKGFIKAKAPLIRTGKKVAVIGSGPAGLAAAAQLNKVGHEVTVFERDDAPGGLLRYGIPDFKLQKNVVDRRIDLMKEEGIIFKCNANVGENVEIGTLLRDFNAIVLAGGSTIPRDLPIDGRSAKGVHFAMDFLKQQNKRVASRAVEAEDIMATGKNVIVIGGGDTGSDCIGTSNRHGAKSVTQFEIMPMPPQTRNEHMPWPNYPMLLKNTSSHEEGAQRAWSVNTKNFIADEKGNLKALKVVDVEWEIDANGRPVTFKEVAGTERDLPCELVLLAMGFLHPQKEGLIEKLGVELDNRGNVKASEHTYQTNIAKIFAAGDVRRGQSLVVWAISEGREAARKVDEYLMGTTKLASKDAVAYA